From Rutidosis leptorrhynchoides isolate AG116_Rl617_1_P2 chromosome 3, CSIRO_AGI_Rlap_v1, whole genome shotgun sequence, a single genomic window includes:
- the LOC139897542 gene encoding chalcone synthase J-like isoform X2, with protein sequence MAIGTATPTNCVIQSTYPDFYFRITKSEHKTDLQEKFRRMCDKSMIKKRYMHLTEDILKEKPNMCAYMAPSIDDRQDIVVVEVPKLGKEAATRAIKEWGQPKANITHLVFCTTSGVDMPGADYQLTKLLSLQSSVKRFMMYQQGCFAGGTVLRLAKDLAENNKGARVLVVCSEITAVTFRGPDETHLDSLVGQALFGDGAAAIIVGSDPIIGIEKPLFEIASAAQTILPDSEGAIDGHLREVGLTFHLLKDVPGLISKHIEKSLVEAFKPLGIVDWNSIFWIAHPGGPAILDQVEEKLALTPDKLRASRHVLSEYGNMSSACVLFILNEMRHTSATNGFNTTGEGLEWGVLFGFGPGLTVETVVLHSVPI encoded by the exons ATGGCCATTGGGACTGCAACTCCTACTAATTGTGTGATTCAAAGTACGTATCCAGATTTCTATTTTCGCATTACAAAAAGCGAGCACAAGACAGACCTTCAAGAGAAATTCAGACGCATGT gtgACAAATCAATGATTAAAAAACGTTACATGCATCTAACAGAAGATATACTAAAAGAGAAACCGAATATGTGTGCCTACATGGCACCATCGATAGACGATAGACAAGATATCGTAGTGGTTGAAGTACCTAAGCTCGGTAAAGAAGCCGCAACTCGTGCGATCAAGGAATGGGGTCAACCGAAGGCCAATATCACGCACCTCGTGTTTTGTACCACGAGTGGTGTTGACATGCCCGGAGCTGATTACCAGCTCACAAAGCTTCTCAGCCTTCAGTCTTCGGTCAAACGCTTTATGATGTACCAACAAGGTTGTTTTGCTGGTGGGACCGTTCTTCGTTTGGCTAAAGACTTGGCCGAAAACAACAAGGGGGCCCGCGTCTTGGTTGTTTGTTCAGAGATCACTGCGGTTACTTTCCGCGGGCCTGACGAAACTCACCTTGATAGCTTAGTGGGCCAGGCTTTATTTGGTGATGGCGCGGCTGCTATTATAGTTGGTTCTGACCCAATTATCGGTATCGAAAAGCCACTTTTTGAGATCGCATCTGCGGCTCAAACTATTCTTCCGGATAGCGAGGGTGCAATCGATGGACATCTTCGTGAAGTCGGGCTTACATTTCATCTCCTTAAAGATGTTCCGGGGCTTATTTCGAAACACATTGAAAAAAGCTTAGTAGAGGCTTTTAAACCTTTGGGTATAGTTGATTGGAACTCCATTTTTTGGATCGCACATCCGGGTGGGCCAGCGATATTAGACCAAGTTGAGGAAAAACTAGCCCTAACGCCCGATAAGCTACGGGCCTCAAGACATGTACTAAGTGAATATGGAAACATGTCAAGTGCTTGTGTCCTATTTATCCTGAATGAAATGCGCCACACTTCGGCAACAAACGGATTCAACACTACGGGAGAGGGTCTTGAATGGGGTGTGTTATTTGGGTTCGGGCCCGGGCTCACTGTAGAGACGGTGGTCCTGCATAGTGTGCCCATATAG
- the LOC139897542 gene encoding chalcone synthase J-like isoform X1, with protein sequence MVSIQELRKLQRAQGPATIMAIGTATPTNCVIQSTYPDFYFRITKSEHKTDLQEKFRRMCDKSMIKKRYMHLTEDILKEKPNMCAYMAPSIDDRQDIVVVEVPKLGKEAATRAIKEWGQPKANITHLVFCTTSGVDMPGADYQLTKLLSLQSSVKRFMMYQQGCFAGGTVLRLAKDLAENNKGARVLVVCSEITAVTFRGPDETHLDSLVGQALFGDGAAAIIVGSDPIIGIEKPLFEIASAAQTILPDSEGAIDGHLREVGLTFHLLKDVPGLISKHIEKSLVEAFKPLGIVDWNSIFWIAHPGGPAILDQVEEKLALTPDKLRASRHVLSEYGNMSSACVLFILNEMRHTSATNGFNTTGEGLEWGVLFGFGPGLTVETVVLHSVPI encoded by the exons ATGGTTAGCATTCAGGAGCTTCGAAAGTTGCAAAGAGCACAAGGTCCAGCAACAATTATGGCCATTGGGACTGCAACTCCTACTAATTGTGTGATTCAAAGTACGTATCCAGATTTCTATTTTCGCATTACAAAAAGCGAGCACAAGACAGACCTTCAAGAGAAATTCAGACGCATGT gtgACAAATCAATGATTAAAAAACGTTACATGCATCTAACAGAAGATATACTAAAAGAGAAACCGAATATGTGTGCCTACATGGCACCATCGATAGACGATAGACAAGATATCGTAGTGGTTGAAGTACCTAAGCTCGGTAAAGAAGCCGCAACTCGTGCGATCAAGGAATGGGGTCAACCGAAGGCCAATATCACGCACCTCGTGTTTTGTACCACGAGTGGTGTTGACATGCCCGGAGCTGATTACCAGCTCACAAAGCTTCTCAGCCTTCAGTCTTCGGTCAAACGCTTTATGATGTACCAACAAGGTTGTTTTGCTGGTGGGACCGTTCTTCGTTTGGCTAAAGACTTGGCCGAAAACAACAAGGGGGCCCGCGTCTTGGTTGTTTGTTCAGAGATCACTGCGGTTACTTTCCGCGGGCCTGACGAAACTCACCTTGATAGCTTAGTGGGCCAGGCTTTATTTGGTGATGGCGCGGCTGCTATTATAGTTGGTTCTGACCCAATTATCGGTATCGAAAAGCCACTTTTTGAGATCGCATCTGCGGCTCAAACTATTCTTCCGGATAGCGAGGGTGCAATCGATGGACATCTTCGTGAAGTCGGGCTTACATTTCATCTCCTTAAAGATGTTCCGGGGCTTATTTCGAAACACATTGAAAAAAGCTTAGTAGAGGCTTTTAAACCTTTGGGTATAGTTGATTGGAACTCCATTTTTTGGATCGCACATCCGGGTGGGCCAGCGATATTAGACCAAGTTGAGGAAAAACTAGCCCTAACGCCCGATAAGCTACGGGCCTCAAGACATGTACTAAGTGAATATGGAAACATGTCAAGTGCTTGTGTCCTATTTATCCTGAATGAAATGCGCCACACTTCGGCAACAAACGGATTCAACACTACGGGAGAGGGTCTTGAATGGGGTGTGTTATTTGGGTTCGGGCCCGGGCTCACTGTAGAGACGGTGGTCCTGCATAGTGTGCCCATATAG